In Synechococcus sp. PCC 6312, one genomic interval encodes:
- a CDS encoding SDR family oxidoreductase: MRVLILGCGYTGTTLARWLTQQGIPVAVTNRLGQLPPELGDLQIPCYPLASQAQGEVTPLDPAALDAVTHVLSSIPPLSSGQDLVLGQLLPVLQGLNLGWFGYLSTTGVYGDCQGAWVEETRPVNPQNARSSHRVQAEVGFLDSGLPAHIFRLSGIYGPGPGRNIFERLRSGKAQHIIRPGHVFSRVHVDDIVQALWRSMINPRPGNIYNVADDLPTESSNLILQACSLMGIEPPPAILWEEANLSPMATSFWQESRRVSNFKIKSQLGVELFFPTYKEGLLSIYKCLSNRESHLIQ, translated from the coding sequence ATGCGCGTTTTGATCTTGGGGTGTGGCTACACGGGAACTACCCTGGCACGGTGGTTAACACAGCAGGGAATTCCGGTCGCCGTCACAAATCGGTTAGGGCAGTTACCGCCGGAGTTAGGGGATTTACAAATTCCCTGCTATCCCCTAGCTTCTCAGGCCCAGGGTGAAGTCACTCCTCTCGATCCCGCTGCCTTAGATGCTGTTACCCATGTTCTCAGTAGTATTCCCCCCCTCAGTTCTGGTCAAGATTTAGTTCTAGGTCAGCTTTTACCGGTGCTGCAAGGGTTAAATCTGGGCTGGTTTGGTTATTTGTCCACCACTGGAGTCTATGGAGACTGTCAAGGGGCCTGGGTGGAGGAGACGCGTCCGGTCAATCCTCAAAATGCTCGCTCATCCCATCGTGTCCAAGCAGAAGTGGGCTTTCTAGACTCAGGTTTACCCGCCCATATTTTTCGCCTTTCTGGGATTTATGGGCCGGGGCCAGGTCGGAATATTTTTGAGCGGCTACGTTCGGGAAAGGCCCAACATATTATTCGACCCGGCCATGTTTTTTCCCGTGTTCATGTGGATGATATTGTCCAAGCTCTTTGGCGCTCAATGATCAATCCCAGGCCTGGAAACATCTACAACGTTGCTGATGATTTGCCCACTGAGTCAAGTAACTTAATTCTTCAGGCCTGCTCCCTGATGGGGATAGAGCCGCCGCCAGCCATTCTCTGGGAAGAGGCGAATCTCAGTCCAATGGCCACATCCTTTTGGCAAGAGTCTCGTCGGGTCAGTAATTTCAAAATTAAATCCCAGTTGGGAGTAGAGCTATTTTTTCCCACCTACAAAGAGGGCCTGCTGAGTATCTACAAATGCCTATCCAACAGAGAAAGCCATCTGATACAATAG
- a CDS encoding helix-turn-helix domain-containing protein yields MSRRSSCPIACSLDLIGDRWTLLVIRDMMFFGKHRFEEFLESPEGISTNILANRLKQLEELGLIKKEPYSNHARRMNYALTERGESLRPVLRAMVVWGLKQIPETEILTPRQP; encoded by the coding sequence ATGTCTCGCCGCTCAAGTTGCCCCATCGCCTGTTCCTTGGATTTGATTGGCGATCGTTGGACGTTGCTGGTGATTCGGGACATGATGTTTTTTGGGAAACACCGCTTTGAGGAGTTTTTGGAGTCTCCAGAGGGGATTTCCACAAATATTTTGGCGAACCGGCTCAAGCAGTTGGAAGAATTGGGCTTGATCAAAAAAGAACCCTATAGCAATCATGCTCGGCGGATGAATTATGCGTTGACAGAACGGGGAGAAAGTTTGCGGCCGGTATTACGAGCGATGGTGGTATGGGGACTGAAACAGATTCCTGAGACTGAGATATTGACTCCAAGGCAACCTTAA
- a CDS encoding cupin domain-containing protein — MTTKQPQAKTGENFAMADFGGFQQLRQYVFEPAEVPVSVEGKIFLKQVLDLTSAEISLNNLPPNKSIPFYHTHRVNEEIYIFVQGEGEFQVDQVMFGVREGTIIRVDPAGERCIRNISDTQDLCYIVIQSQHNSYLFHTIQDGTALKKRVSWVGKQRI; from the coding sequence ATGACCACAAAACAACCCCAGGCCAAGACAGGTGAAAACTTTGCAATGGCAGACTTTGGTGGATTTCAACAACTGCGGCAATATGTGTTTGAACCTGCAGAGGTTCCAGTTTCGGTTGAAGGTAAAATTTTTCTCAAGCAGGTTTTAGATTTAACCAGTGCCGAAATTTCCCTCAATAACTTGCCTCCAAATAAATCCATCCCCTTTTATCACACCCATCGGGTGAATGAGGAAATTTACATTTTTGTCCAAGGGGAAGGAGAGTTTCAGGTGGATCAGGTGATGTTTGGGGTGAGGGAAGGGACGATTATCCGGGTTGATCCAGCAGGAGAGCGGTGTATTCGCAATATTTCTGACACCCAAGACCTGTGCTACATCGTGATTCAGTCTCAACACAATTCCTACCTCTTTCACACGATCCAGGATGGAACTGCCCTGAAAAAGCGCGTCAGCTGGGTCGGCAAGCAGCGGATTTAG
- a CDS encoding putative virulence-associated protein D — MSSQVLHQELITPPIAYSLNFNRFTNQREVGRVYAIAFDMDIESLKQNYGDPYNNAYAEIRKVLQSHGFSPQQGSVYFGDSTVNAVTCVLAAQDLAKKLPWFAESVRDIRMLRIEEFNDLGPAVQSG; from the coding sequence ATGTCATCACAGGTATTACATCAAGAACTCATCACACCACCAATTGCCTATAGCCTTAATTTTAATAGGTTTACAAATCAGCGCGAGGTTGGTCGAGTGTACGCGATTGCCTTTGATATGGATATCGAGTCCTTAAAGCAAAACTATGGCGATCCCTATAACAACGCCTATGCCGAGATTCGTAAAGTGCTGCAATCTCATGGGTTTAGCCCCCAGCAAGGCAGTGTTTATTTTGGGGATAGCACGGTAAATGCCGTTACTTGTGTTTTAGCAGCTCAGGACTTGGCTAAGAAACTCCCTTGGTTTGCCGAATCTGTGCGAGACATTCGGATGTTACGCATTGAAGAATTTAATGACCTCGGCCCTGCTGTTCAATCTGGCTAA
- a CDS encoding photosystem I reaction center subunit II PsaD, whose product MPETLTGQPPLYAGSTGGLLTKAEVEEKYAITWTSPKEQVFEMPTAGAAVMREGENLVYLARKEQCLALAAQQLRPRKINNYQIYRIFPDGESVLLHPKDGVFPEKVNAGREAVNSVPRSIGENPSPGQIKFSGKQPYDP is encoded by the coding sequence ATGCCTGAAACATTGACTGGACAACCGCCTCTGTATGCTGGTAGCACTGGGGGCCTGTTAACCAAAGCTGAAGTTGAAGAAAAATATGCCATTACCTGGACTAGCCCGAAAGAACAGGTGTTTGAAATGCCCACGGCTGGGGCGGCGGTGATGCGGGAAGGAGAAAACCTTGTTTATCTGGCCCGGAAAGAGCAATGCTTGGCTTTAGCGGCTCAACAACTGCGGCCTCGGAAAATCAATAACTATCAAATCTATCGCATCTTCCCCGATGGTGAGAGTGTCTTGCTGCATCCCAAAGATGGCGTATTCCCTGAGAAAGTCAATGCGGGTCGGGAAGCGGTCAACAGTGTTCCCCGTTCCATTGGTGAAAACCCCAGCCCCGGCCAAATCAAGTTCTCTGGGAAACAGCCCTACGATCCTTAA
- a CDS encoding dihydroorotase, producing MTTTPISQILIKNAEVLLPEGLSRVEVLLDAGKISQLGPDLETASLQNLRVIDGAGLVLMPGVIDPQVHFREPGLEHKEDLFSASCACAHGGVTSFLEMPNTNPLTITQAALTDKLQRAAQKSLVNYGFFIGATAENLPDLRTANPTPGIKIFMGSMHGDLLVDQEAVLEPIFYRDLSDSNYENRLIAVHAEDQARIKARLQEFAGRTDVAIHSLIQDNQAALNATQLALKLSKKYHRRLHILHMSTAEEAELLRTDKPAWVTAEVTPQHLFLNTDAYETIGTLAKMNPPLRSPQDQAVLWQALVDGVVDFIATDHAPHTLAEKGQDVIDEPLAEHPATVFLEPANAPSGMPGVETALPLMLTQAKQGKCTIAQVSQWMSFNVAQAYKIPNKGLIATGYDADVILVDMNTYKPVVREELFTKCGWSPFEGWNLTGWPVYTIVGGQVAYGNGKLNTDVRGNPLEFNI from the coding sequence ATGACAACTACCCCGATTTCCCAAATTTTGATTAAAAATGCCGAAGTTCTCCTGCCAGAGGGGTTAAGTCGGGTGGAGGTGCTCTTAGACGCGGGAAAAATTAGCCAGCTTGGGCCTGACCTTGAAACCGCCAGCTTGCAAAATTTACGGGTGATTGATGGCGCGGGTCTAGTCTTAATGCCGGGGGTGATTGATCCGCAGGTGCATTTTCGCGAACCTGGCCTGGAGCATAAAGAAGATTTATTTTCCGCCAGTTGTGCCTGTGCCCACGGGGGAGTCACCTCTTTTTTAGAAATGCCTAACACCAATCCCCTGACGATCACACAAGCAGCATTGACAGACAAACTCCAGCGGGCTGCCCAAAAGTCTCTGGTAAATTATGGATTTTTCATTGGTGCGACGGCCGAAAACTTACCGGATTTACGCACCGCCAACCCAACGCCGGGCATCAAGATTTTTATGGGATCCATGCACGGGGATTTGTTAGTGGATCAAGAGGCAGTCCTAGAGCCAATTTTTTATCGTGATCTGAGTGACTCCAACTATGAAAACCGTTTAATTGCCGTTCATGCCGAAGACCAGGCCCGCATCAAAGCCCGTCTCCAAGAGTTTGCTGGACGAACAGATGTCGCAATTCACTCCCTGATTCAAGACAACCAGGCTGCCCTCAATGCCACCCAACTGGCCCTCAAACTCTCGAAAAAATATCACCGCCGCCTCCATATCCTCCACATGTCCACCGCCGAAGAAGCGGAATTGCTGAGAACCGATAAACCGGCCTGGGTCACGGCTGAAGTTACGCCCCAACATCTATTTTTGAATACCGATGCTTATGAAACCATTGGCACCCTGGCCAAGATGAACCCGCCTTTGAGATCTCCCCAGGATCAAGCGGTGTTATGGCAGGCCCTTGTGGATGGTGTTGTGGATTTTATCGCCACAGATCACGCCCCCCATACCCTGGCGGAAAAGGGTCAAGATGTGATTGATGAACCCCTGGCCGAACACCCCGCCACTGTTTTTCTAGAGCCTGCGAATGCCCCCTCAGGAATGCCCGGCGTAGAAACGGCTTTACCCTTAATGCTGACCCAGGCCAAGCAGGGAAAATGCACCATCGCTCAAGTGTCTCAATGGATGTCGTTCAACGTGGCCCAGGCCTACAAAATTCCCAACAAAGGCTTGATTGCAACGGGCTATGATGCCGATGTGATTTTAGTGGACATGAACACCTATAAACCTGTGGTGCGGGAAGAACTCTTTACCAAATGCGGCTGGAGTCCCTTTGAAGGCTGGAACTTAACAGGTTGGCCGGTTTATACGATTGTGGGTGGGCAAGTCGCTTATGGAAACGGCAAACTCAACACAGATGTGCGGGGAAACCCTCTAGAATTTAATATTTAA
- a CDS encoding YafY family protein, which translates to MRKADRLFQVVNLVRSNQPITAESLAERIGVSVRTIYRYIDDLSISGIPIYGEPGVGYLMDENFELPPLTLNPNELDALILGVEMVSRATGSELTMAAKTLLSKIEAALPPRTVEANLTTVRALNNISNTQTLRHWDELYRAIQNQQAINIIYLNLSDQMSKRTVFPLGIFYWGEKWTVGAWCLLRSAYRDFRLDRIQHLDLAADAKPSEQEISLTAYMHAQAKSWKLKSSFSH; encoded by the coding sequence ATGAGGAAAGCCGACCGTCTTTTCCAAGTGGTGAACTTAGTCCGATCTAATCAACCCATTACAGCCGAGAGTCTTGCGGAACGAATTGGTGTTTCCGTGCGTACAATTTATCGATATATTGACGACCTTTCCATTAGTGGGATTCCAATATATGGTGAGCCTGGTGTTGGCTATCTAATGGATGAAAATTTTGAGTTGCCGCCGCTAACCCTGAATCCAAATGAACTCGACGCTTTGATTCTCGGAGTGGAAATGGTTTCTAGAGCGACTGGATCGGAGCTAACAATGGCAGCAAAAACTCTTTTAAGCAAAATTGAAGCAGCACTACCCCCTCGCACTGTTGAGGCTAATCTAACGACCGTCAGGGCATTAAATAACATTTCAAACACGCAAACATTAAGGCATTGGGATGAGCTTTATCGAGCAATCCAAAACCAGCAAGCAATCAACATCATATATTTGAATTTGAGCGATCAGATGTCCAAAAGAACTGTATTTCCTCTGGGGATATTTTACTGGGGTGAAAAATGGACAGTTGGGGCATGGTGTTTACTTAGAAGCGCATACAGAGATTTCCGTCTTGATCGAATTCAACACCTCGATTTGGCCGCGGACGCTAAGCCTTCTGAGCAAGAAATCAGTCTAACCGCATATATGCACGCTCAAGCCAAGTCCTGGAAATTAAAGTCATCTTTCTCCCACTGA
- a CDS encoding FUSC family protein, translating into MWIFAQLRQRWQLDPRLLRQGAITAIAVIVPLMLQIMTGAVEWNWAAWGACYVGIGDPGGAYRRRAITLLAIALAGGLSIGVGILISGVLGLTLFLMFIWGFSCGFLDAFGKEGNLAGVLIGCCFLFAIHASDHSWANAVSSGGAYALGGLWATCLALLAWPLQPELPFRQSVAQVLRGVTHYLQAGVQTPPDLLQFQAITLENRQRILNAQTILTQIHLPKRPKTAAQIQKHQKVTYLATLLKLSEQLYLAILMLTEILQRQRSNLFQSLWSDIYQDINQLILNLNQITEQVEQVNHHLEQFDLTAKIEKLDQKFEQQKLITFQGADQSTAYDESLELNYALLSLKQIAHNLNQIYNVFTGTITPDSNDLVRQFEPTLMWWKVLKSHFTLDSVIFRHGLRIAIGTTLVVAIYNAWNLPYGYWMALTVLVILKPHYSDASKRGGQRVLGSVGGALGAILLVSYVQNPYILMLSMILLIVLMVGFLPVNYFVFVLLYTPIVIIMDSIDNPFTAGLADSWILGELRLLNTLIGACVAFAVNYIVLPQWEPKRLSSQLAELLTTLSRLLAMVLTGYQDNQSISTQDLLAIQQQTRLKLSNIHQAWQRFLNEPHSSPQEIQLVEQLLHYSQRLFIALSLLGNHLLQFQNQFSMPNLTMITNQLTAILGNLIAALLSDVPLIPFPQELIQELAALETDLGQLRQQRIRELKQQQLETPTRQAIIDDTLIVEQLQIMTRSLQALHNILQPLLLTLPRPKPQRKE; encoded by the coding sequence ATGTGGATTTTCGCCCAACTCAGACAACGCTGGCAGTTAGATCCGCGCTTACTTCGGCAAGGAGCCATAACCGCCATTGCTGTGATTGTTCCCTTAATGCTTCAAATCATGACTGGGGCCGTTGAGTGGAATTGGGCGGCCTGGGGAGCCTGTTATGTGGGGATTGGGGATCCGGGGGGAGCCTATCGGCGGCGGGCGATTACCTTGCTGGCCATTGCCTTGGCAGGGGGGTTGAGTATCGGGGTCGGTATTTTAATTAGCGGGGTTTTGGGTCTGACCCTGTTTTTGATGTTTATCTGGGGCTTTAGCTGTGGCTTTCTGGATGCTTTTGGCAAAGAGGGGAATTTAGCCGGGGTGTTAATTGGTTGTTGTTTTTTATTTGCGATCCACGCGAGCGATCATTCCTGGGCCAATGCCGTCTCTTCAGGGGGAGCTTACGCCTTAGGAGGGCTTTGGGCAACCTGTTTAGCTCTCTTGGCCTGGCCCCTGCAACCAGAATTACCCTTCCGCCAGAGTGTCGCCCAAGTCTTGCGGGGAGTCACCCATTATCTCCAGGCCGGGGTTCAAACACCACCGGATCTCCTTCAATTCCAGGCCATCACCCTCGAAAATCGGCAACGAATCCTGAATGCCCAAACAATTCTGACGCAAATTCATTTGCCCAAGCGACCCAAAACAGCCGCACAGATACAAAAACACCAGAAAGTCACCTACCTTGCAACGCTTCTAAAACTGAGTGAGCAACTGTATCTAGCCATTCTGATGTTGACAGAAATTTTGCAGCGGCAACGGTCAAATTTATTTCAGTCTCTCTGGTCGGATATTTATCAAGATATTAATCAATTAATTCTCAATCTTAATCAGATCACAGAACAAGTCGAACAAGTCAATCATCATTTAGAGCAATTTGATTTAACCGCAAAAATTGAAAAGTTGGATCAGAAATTTGAACAGCAAAAGTTAATTACCTTTCAGGGAGCCGATCAATCCACTGCCTATGATGAATCCCTAGAGTTAAACTATGCTTTATTATCCCTGAAACAAATCGCCCATAATCTCAACCAAATCTATAACGTTTTCACAGGCACGATCACTCCAGACTCCAATGACTTGGTGCGTCAATTTGAACCTACTCTCATGTGGTGGAAAGTCTTAAAAAGCCATTTTACGTTGGATTCTGTGATTTTTCGCCACGGTTTACGGATCGCGATTGGCACGACTCTGGTGGTTGCGATTTATAATGCCTGGAATTTACCCTATGGCTATTGGATGGCGTTGACCGTATTAGTCATTCTTAAACCCCATTATAGTGATGCCTCTAAACGGGGGGGACAGCGGGTTTTGGGCAGTGTGGGCGGGGCATTAGGGGCAATTCTCCTAGTCAGTTATGTGCAGAATCCCTACATTCTCATGCTGTCTATGATTCTCCTGATTGTCCTGATGGTGGGCTTTCTGCCGGTTAATTACTTTGTGTTTGTCCTGTTATATACCCCGATTGTGATCATTATGGATAGTATTGATAATCCCTTCACGGCGGGCCTGGCTGATAGTTGGATATTGGGGGAATTACGACTACTGAATACATTGATCGGGGCCTGTGTGGCATTTGCGGTAAATTATATTGTTTTGCCTCAATGGGAACCGAAACGATTAAGCTCTCAACTGGCAGAACTATTAACCACGTTATCGCGTCTATTGGCAATGGTTTTAACTGGGTATCAAGACAATCAATCAATCTCAACTCAAGATTTACTTGCAATTCAACAACAAACTCGACTGAAATTGAGTAACATTCACCAGGCCTGGCAACGATTTCTGAATGAACCCCACTCCTCCCCCCAGGAAATTCAACTGGTTGAACAATTGCTTCATTACAGTCAACGTCTGTTTATTGCCCTCAGTCTGTTAGGAAATCATTTATTACAATTTCAAAATCAGTTTTCTATGCCTAACCTAACGATGATCACGAATCAACTGACGGCAATTTTGGGCAATTTAATCGCCGCTTTACTGTCCGATGTTCCTCTGATTCCATTTCCCCAAGAGCTAATCCAAGAACTCGCAGCATTGGAAACAGATTTAGGACAACTTCGCCAACAACGAATTCGGGAACTCAAGCAACAGCAACTCGAAACTCCAACTCGGCAAGCAATTATTGATGACACCCTCATAGTCGAGCAACTCCAAATCATGACTCGCAGCCTCCAAGCTCTCCACAATATTCTTCAACCCCTACTCTTAACCTTGCCCAGGCCCAAGCCTCAACGAAAAGAATAG
- a CDS encoding alpha/beta fold hydrolase, with the protein MVNLSSTPVVASQTVCQQLPQAWSWRGHPICYRQAGESGPAVVLIHGFGASSLHWRKNIPVLAQSARVYALDLIGFGQSAKPEPTSGLSYTFPTWAALVSDFIQEMIGEPAFLVGNSIGCVVALQAAVDRPDQVRGLALLNCSLRLLHEKKRQSLPFYRQWGAGVLQQILQFKPLGNWFFHRLARRNVIRKVLHQAYVNPAAITDELVELLYQPSQDQGAADVFLAFVTYSQGPLAEDLLPQVQSPVLILWGDADPWEPITLGQAWATYPTVEDFIPLPQVGHCPQDEAPELVNPILQEWLARHGGPTPSSESAPPRVILDPHPLDSEREVKG; encoded by the coding sequence ATGGTTAACCTATCTTCCACTCCAGTCGTTGCATCCCAGACTGTCTGCCAACAATTACCCCAGGCCTGGAGTTGGCGTGGCCATCCCATTTGTTATCGGCAAGCAGGCGAGTCTGGCCCAGCAGTGGTCTTAATTCATGGGTTTGGGGCATCCAGTTTACATTGGCGCAAAAATATCCCCGTCTTGGCTCAATCAGCCCGTGTTTATGCCCTCGATTTAATTGGCTTTGGTCAGTCGGCGAAACCAGAACCCACCTCGGGACTGAGTTATACCTTTCCCACCTGGGCCGCCTTAGTGAGTGACTTTATTCAGGAAATGATTGGTGAGCCAGCGTTTTTAGTCGGAAATTCCATCGGTTGTGTGGTGGCTTTACAGGCAGCGGTGGATCGACCGGATCAGGTGCGGGGCCTGGCCCTCTTAAATTGCTCTCTGCGCCTACTCCATGAGAAAAAACGCCAATCACTCCCCTTTTACCGTCAGTGGGGAGCCGGAGTGTTGCAGCAAATTCTCCAATTTAAGCCCCTCGGCAATTGGTTCTTTCATCGTTTAGCTCGCCGAAATGTGATCCGCAAGGTGCTCCACCAGGCCTATGTCAATCCTGCTGCCATTACCGATGAACTGGTAGAACTCCTTTATCAGCCTTCTCAAGATCAGGGCGCAGCCGATGTTTTCCTGGCCTTTGTTACCTACTCCCAAGGCCCTCTTGCCGAAGACCTTTTACCCCAAGTCCAATCTCCTGTGCTGATTCTCTGGGGAGACGCAGATCCCTGGGAACCCATTACCCTCGGCCAGGCCTGGGCCACCTACCCCACGGTTGAGGACTTTATTCCCCTGCCTCAGGTTGGCCATTGCCCCCAAGACGAAGCCCCAGAGTTAGTCAATCCCATCCTTCAGGAATGGTTAGCTCGGCATGGTGGCCCCACCCCCAGTTCAGAATCTGCCCCCCCCAGAGTCATACTTGATCCTCACCCTCTCGACTCTGAACGTGAAGTCAAGGGCTAA